One Thermoflexus sp. genomic window carries:
- a CDS encoding XdhC family protein has protein sequence MNWFERVREAIRKEEPIALATVIRGPEAWLGAKWIIEPGGDGWGNVHPELDRQVRELAHRYLTIGHSGTALLPTPEGEVEVYIETHVPAPLLIIVGGTHIGIALTSIAKILGWRVYLVDPRRTFATPERFPHVDRLIHAWPDEVLPDLITPQTAVAVLTHDPKLDDPAVIAALQSPAFYVGALGSRKTSARRLERLRRKGIPEEALARLHAPIGLDIGARTPEEIALSIMAEIVAEQSRRRQAARAAVPEEARP, from the coding sequence ATGAACTGGTTTGAGCGCGTGCGGGAAGCCATCCGGAAGGAAGAGCCCATCGCCCTCGCCACCGTGATCCGAGGGCCGGAAGCGTGGCTGGGGGCCAAATGGATCATCGAGCCGGGCGGCGATGGATGGGGGAACGTGCATCCGGAGCTGGACCGTCAGGTCCGGGAGCTGGCGCATCGTTACCTGACGATCGGCCATTCCGGAACCGCGCTTCTTCCCACCCCGGAGGGAGAGGTGGAGGTCTATATCGAAACCCATGTTCCGGCTCCCCTGCTGATTATTGTGGGGGGCACGCATATCGGCATCGCCCTGACCTCCATCGCCAAGATCCTGGGCTGGCGGGTTTATCTGGTCGATCCGCGCCGCACCTTCGCCACGCCGGAGCGCTTCCCCCATGTAGATCGCCTGATCCATGCCTGGCCAGATGAGGTCCTCCCGGATCTGATCACTCCCCAGACGGCGGTGGCTGTCCTCACCCATGATCCCAAACTGGATGATCCGGCAGTGATCGCCGCCCTGCAAAGCCCGGCCTTCTATGTAGGCGCTCTTGGAAGCCGGAAAACCAGCGCCCGGCGCCTGGAGCGGTTGCGCCGCAAAGGGATCCCGGAGGAGGCCCTCGCCCGCCTCCACGCGCCCATCGGCCTGGATATCGGGGCGCGCACGCCGGAGGAGATCGCCCTGAGCATCATGGCCGAGATCGTGGCCGAGCAGAGCCGGCGGCGACAGGCCGCGCGGGCCGCTGTGCCCGAGGAGGCGCGTCCATGA